One Campylobacter pinnipediorum subsp. caledonicus genomic window carries:
- a CDS encoding MBL fold metallo-hydrolase: protein MVVFLKQFGPYQTNCYILKDNNKEIIIDPGEGSYSWVMDNVKDPRAILLTHGHFDHIYDATVLKRELKIPIFIHKLDAFMLRSDKDFCGYECCEADFMIDEGEYNFGGFKFKFLHFPGHTPGCCMIQIENLMFSGDFLFKESVGRWDFEYSSRSDMLKSLIKSKNLQGNFNMYPGHGSATTWEKEKENIDVYIRYVQKS, encoded by the coding sequence ATGGTAGTTTTTCTTAAGCAATTTGGCCCATATCAAACAAATTGTTATATATTAAAAGACAATAATAAGGAAATTATAATAGATCCTGGTGAAGGTTCTTATAGCTGGGTTATGGATAACGTCAAAGATCCTCGTGCTATACTATTAACACATGGTCATTTTGATCATATTTATGATGCAACTGTTTTAAAAAGAGAGCTTAAAATACCTATTTTTATACACAAATTAGATGCATTTATGCTAAGAAGCGATAAAGATTTTTGTGGATATGAGTGTTGTGAAGCTGATTTTATGATAGATGAAGGCGAATATAATTTTGGAGGCTTTAAGTTTAAATTTCTACATTTTCCAGGCCATACACCAGGATGTTGCATGATACAGATAGAAAATTTAATGTTTAGCGGAGATTTTTTATTTAAAGAAAGTGTTGGTAGATGGGATTTTGAATACTCAAGTAGAAGCGATATGCTAAAAAGTCTGATAAAAAGCAAAAATTTGCAAGGAAATTTTAATATGTATCCTGGTCATGGGTCAGCAACAACATGGGAAAAAGAGAAAGAAAATATAGATGTTTATATAAGATATGTTCAAAAAAGCTAA
- a CDS encoding tyrosine-type recombinase/integrase, translating into MNFNKLFDTYVSFYECILSYSTLRSDVATYNKHFRNDLGLRDVRDIKFIDIQLFCNSLIKQEYKIKTIKNILVKLRVIFKFAIKMELIEKNPCDFVELPKFDNKIYFDYSISTQKKIIKAIVLNNNETCDIFFFLLHGRRKNEVLSLKWDDVNLKNKTYTIPYKINKAKKDMIYKMSEDLYNRLYKRYIEAKKNNKLDSYVFINPNTNNKYQDLRRSWKTLLKSNNLPKIRLHDIRHLVASYSINHLKLPIEQVSFTLGHTNITTTQRYITNKIEKSSETIENLINSVI; encoded by the coding sequence ATGAATTTTAATAAATTATTTGATACTTATGTAAGTTTTTATGAGTGCATATTAAGCTATTCAACTTTAAGAAGTGATGTAGCTACATATAATAAACATTTCCGCAATGATTTAGGCTTAAGAGATGTAAGAGATATAAAATTTATAGATATACAATTATTTTGTAATTCATTGATTAAACAAGAATATAAGATTAAAACTATTAAAAACATACTTGTTAAATTAAGAGTTATTTTTAAATTTGCTATCAAAATGGAATTAATTGAGAAAAATCCTTGCGACTTTGTAGAGCTTCCAAAATTTGACAATAAAATATATTTTGACTATAGTATATCAACACAAAAGAAGATAATAAAAGCTATTGTATTAAATAATAATGAAACTTGCGATATATTCTTTTTTCTTTTACATGGAAGAAGGAAGAACGAAGTTTTATCTTTAAAATGGGATGATGTAAATTTAAAAAATAAAACATATACAATACCTTATAAGATAAACAAAGCTAAAAAAGATATGATATATAAAATGAGTGAAGATTTATACAATAGATTATATAAAAGATACATTGAAGCTAAGAAAAATAATAAGCTTGATAGTTATGTTTTTATTAATCCAAATACAAATAATAAATATCAGGATTTGCGAAGAAGCTGGAAAACATTACTTAAAAGCAATAATTTACCCAAAATTAGGCTTCATGATATAAGACATTTAGTTGCAAGTTATTCAATTAATCATTTAAAATTACCAATAGAACAGGTATCTTTTACATTAGGACATACAAATATAACAACAACGCAAAGATATATAACTAATAAAATTGAAAAATCAAGTGAAACAATAGAAAATTTAATTAATTCAGTTATTTAA